A genome region from Choloepus didactylus isolate mChoDid1 chromosome 12, mChoDid1.pri, whole genome shotgun sequence includes the following:
- the LOC119506805 gene encoding LOW QUALITY PROTEIN: protein-lysine methyltransferase METTL21E-like (The sequence of the model RefSeq protein was modified relative to this genomic sequence to represent the inferred CDS: substituted 1 base at 1 genomic stop codon) has protein sequence MRFIPGKIICLLTEGCCKEKCDNEKCFGSLGRKEFSINSGFQEMIKKTSQYSHPLIHHIMDPEAQKENNEDYEDKQVVAEIMARCFIPTLITTIPWEGFHFAGHEIRINEAMDCYGAFVWSSALVLCYFLETNTKQYNVVDKNVIEIGAGTGLVSIVASLLGAHVTATDLPELLGNLQYNISRNTKMKCKHPPQVKELSWGVDLEKNFPRSSNNFDYILAADVVYAHPFLEELLITFDYLCKETTIILWVMKFRLEKENKFVDRFRELFDLEEVSSFPSLNIKLFKAVKKNWKSAXYPQIRIWKCYINFQLILTLKKTLNHLDLT, from the exons GGAAAATAATTTGTCTTCTAACTGAGGGTTGCTGTAAAGAAAAATGTGACAATGAGAAGTGTTTTGGGAGCCTTGGAAGAAAGGAGTTCTCTATTAATTCAGG TTTTCAAGAAATGATCAAGAAAACATCACAATATAGCCATCCATTAATTCATCACATAATGGATCCAGAAGCTCAAAAAG AGAACAACGAAGACTATGAAGACAAGCAGGTGGTTGCGGAGATCATGGCAAGATGTTTTATCCCAACTCTGATAACAACAATCCCCTGGGAAGGTTTTCACTTTGCTGGACATGAGATTCGGATTAATGAAGCCATGGATTGTTATGGTGCTTTTGTTTGGTCATCG GCCCTTGTTCTATGCTACTTTCTGGAAACAAATACAAAGCAATATAATGTGGTTGACAAAAATGTAATTGAAATTGGAGCTGGAACAGGACTAGTCTCTATTGTGGCAAGTTTACTTG gtGCTCATGTGACTGCCACAGATTTACCTGAATTACTTGGAAACCTGCAATATAATATTTCCCGGAACACCAAAATGAAATGCAAGCATCCACCTCAGGTTAAAGAACTTTCCTGGGGAGTTGATTTAGAGAAGAACTTCCCCAGATCTTCAAACAATTTTGACTATATCCTGGCAGCAGATGTTGTCTACGCTCATCCTTTCCTTGAAGAGCTCCTCATTACCTTTGACTATCTGTGTAAAGAAACTACCATCATCCTTTGGGTCATGAAATTCAGgttggagaaagaaaataaatttgttgatAGATTTAGGGAGTTGTTTGACCTAGAGGAAGTGTCCAGTTTTCCTAGCCTGAATATCAAGTTGTTTAAAGCTGTGAAGAAAAATTGGAAGAGTGCATAATATCCTCAAATAAGGATTTGGAAGTGCTACATCAATTTCCAGTTGATACTTACTTTAAAGAAGACCCTGAACCATCTGGATCTAACTTAA